Part of the Chloracidobacterium sp. genome is shown below.
GCGCTCAAGGCTGGCAAACTAGACGAAGTGATCCAAGGCTACCAAGTTGCGCTTGCGGCCGGCAAAGCCTGATATACTCTTTGTTGGTTCTCAACCGCGCCGGACCAACCGGCCCCTACGACGCCCATGCTGTTGAATCGTTACTTTGCGCGCTTCGCGCTGCTGCTCATGGTTGTCTCCGCCGTTGGCGGCGGACTGACAATGCGTTTCAGTTCGGCGGGCCGAGGCCATCAGGTTGGGCCGCCGGAACACCAGCAGCGCGCTGAACTGGAGCGGCTGATGCGCGAGGCGCAGGAGGTGGTCATGGCGCACTACGTCGCGCCGACATCGCCGGAAGCGCTGACGAAAGCCGCCATTCAGGGCATGCTCCATGTACTGGATCCGCACTCGAACTTCTTCGACAGCAAAGAGTTTCAGGAGATGCGTACGGAGCAGCACAGCCGTTTCTACGGCATCGGCGTCTCGATTGCGCGGCGGAATGACCGGGTGTACGTCCTCGCCACCATCCCGAACACGCCAGCGGCGAAAGCCGGTCTGCGCGCCGGCGACGCCATCCTCAAGGTCAATGATGAAGTCGCCGTGGAGTGGACGACCCGTCAAGTGCTTGAAAAGGTGCGCGGCGAACGTGGCGAGCCGGTCTCAATCACCGTTGAGCGATTAGGCGTCCCGAAACCCCTGACCTTTTCAATGGTCCGGGACGCCGTACCACTGCCTTCGATTCGGACGGCGTTTATGGTGCGTCCCGGCATCGGCTACATTGCGCTGTCGGGCGGCTTCAACACAACGACGGAAGACGAACTGCGCCGCGCTATGAACGAGCTGACGGCGCAGGGGATGCAGTCCCTGATTCTCGACCTGCGCGGCAATCCTGGCGGCTTGCTGCCGCAGGCGGTCAGCGTGGCTGACATGTTTCTGCGGCGCGACCAAAAAATTGTCGCCGTCCGGGGCCGCGCCGGCCACGGCGGCGAAGAAGCGCGGGAATACCGCGCCAAAAACACGGCTCCGTTTGAAAAGCCGCTGGTCGTGCTCATTGATCGTCACTCGGCTTCGGCTTCGGAGATTGTCTCTGGCGCGTTGCAGGACCATGATCGCGCCCTCATTGTCGGTGAACCGAGCTTTGGCAAGGGGCTTGTGCAGCGTGTGTTTGAACTGCCCTTCGGGGCTGGTCTCACTCTGACAACGGCGAAGTACTACACGCCCAGCGGGCGCTGCATTCAGCGCTCTTACGCCGGTGGTTTGCTTTACGCCTACTACACGCACCAGTCCGCCGAGTCCGCGCCGGTTGGTGAAGCAACGGCGACCGATATGGGGCGGACGGTTTACGGCGGCGGCGGCATTACTCCCGACATCATCGTGAAATCGGAGAGCTTCACCGCCGTTCAATCGAAGCTCTCTGACGCGGCTTTTGAATTCGCCCGGCATTTGGCCGCCGGACTCGTGCCGGGACTGGTGAACTACCGCATTGAACGCACCGAGCACCACCGTCAGTTGCGCGACAGCGATTTCCCAATCACAGACAAGGTGACGGCGGCGTTTCGTGAGTTTCTCAAAAACGACGCCCGGTTTGCTGGGCTTGAAAGCGCCGTGATACCCAACTTGGAGTTTACAAAACGCCAAATCCGGCAACACTTGGTGACGGCCGCCTACGGTACGGAGGCTGGTTTTCGCCTCCAACTGACCGCCGATCCACAGCTTCTGCGTGCGATTGAGGCTGTCCCACAGGCGGTGGAGTTGGCGCAGCGCGCTTGGTTGGCCGCCGGACAGCGCCGTGAGTGACCGCCTGCGTGTTCTTCGCCCGGCGGCGCAATGTTTTGGAAGGAGTTATCCCTCGTTATGCCTCAAACGGATTTCTTGAATTTCGACAGTTTGCTGGCTCCGGAAGAGATACAGATTCGGGAGGTTGCCCGACAGTTCGTCCGTGAGCGCGTGTTGCCGGTGATAGAAGACTGCTACGAGCGCGGCGTCTACCCGACTGAACTCATCAAGCCAATGGGGGAACTTGGCTTTTACGGCTGTACTTTGCCGGAAACCTACGGCTGCGCCGGCCTCAACAATATCGCTTACGGCCTCATCATGCAGGAACTGGAAGGGGGCGATTCAGGAGTGCGGAGCTTCGCCTCGGTGCAAAGTTCGCTGGTGATGTACCCGATTTATATGTACGGCACGGAGGAGCAGAAGCGCAAATGGCTGCCGGCGCTGGCGAAGGGCGAGAAAATCGGCTGTTTTGGTTTGACCGAGCCGGATTACGGCTCAAACCCGGCTGATATGGTGACGCGCGCCGAGCGGACAAAGTACGGTTGGAAGCTCAACGGCGCGAAGATGTGGATTACTAATGGCTCTATCGCCGACGTGGCTGTTGTCTGGGCCAAAACCGGCGCGGACGCCCGTAGTATTCGCGGCTTTTTGGTCGAGAAAGGAACGCCCGGTTTCAGCGCGCCGGAAATCAAAAGGAAACACTCGCTGCGGGCCTCGATTACGTCGGAACTGATCTTCCAAGACTGTGAAATCCCGGAAGAAAACATTTTGCCGAACGTGGAAGGATTGCGCGGCCCGCTGTCGTGCCTCAATCAAGCGCGGTACGGCATTGCGTGGGGTGCGGTGGGGTCGGCCATGGCGACCTACACGACGGCGCTAGAGTATTCGCTGTCACGGATTCAGTTCGGCAAGCCCATTGCGGCCTTTCAGCTGACACAGCGCAAGCTGGCGGATATGATCACAGAAATCTCAAAGGCGCAGCTATTGGCCTATCATGTCGGCAAGCTCAAGGAC
Proteins encoded:
- a CDS encoding S41 family peptidase, with protein sequence MLLNRYFARFALLLMVVSAVGGGLTMRFSSAGRGHQVGPPEHQQRAELERLMREAQEVVMAHYVAPTSPEALTKAAIQGMLHVLDPHSNFFDSKEFQEMRTEQHSRFYGIGVSIARRNDRVYVLATIPNTPAAKAGLRAGDAILKVNDEVAVEWTTRQVLEKVRGERGEPVSITVERLGVPKPLTFSMVRDAVPLPSIRTAFMVRPGIGYIALSGGFNTTTEDELRRAMNELTAQGMQSLILDLRGNPGGLLPQAVSVADMFLRRDQKIVAVRGRAGHGGEEAREYRAKNTAPFEKPLVVLIDRHSASASEIVSGALQDHDRALIVGEPSFGKGLVQRVFELPFGAGLTLTTAKYYTPSGRCIQRSYAGGLLYAYYTHQSAESAPVGEATATDMGRTVYGGGGITPDIIVKSESFTAVQSKLSDAAFEFARHLAAGLVPGLVNYRIERTEHHRQLRDSDFPITDKVTAAFREFLKNDARFAGLESAVIPNLEFTKRQIRQHLVTAAYGTEAGFRLQLTADPQLLRAIEAVPQAVELAQRAWLAAGQRRE
- a CDS encoding acyl-CoA dehydrogenase family protein, whose product is MPQTDFLNFDSLLAPEEIQIREVARQFVRERVLPVIEDCYERGVYPTELIKPMGELGFYGCTLPETYGCAGLNNIAYGLIMQELEGGDSGVRSFASVQSSLVMYPIYMYGTEEQKRKWLPALAKGEKIGCFGLTEPDYGSNPADMVTRAERTKYGWKLNGAKMWITNGSIADVAVVWAKTGADARSIRGFLVEKGTPGFSAPEIKRKHSLRASITSELIFQDCEIPEENILPNVEGLRGPLSCLNQARYGIAWGAVGSAMATYTTALEYSLSRIQFGKPIAAFQLTQRKLADMITEISKAQLLAYHVGKLKDAGKVTPAQISMAKRNNVAMALGVAREARTILGANGISAEYPVMRHMNNLESVLTYEGTHDIHTLIIGAEVTGIQAFK